A genomic stretch from Heliangelus exortis chromosome 16, bHelExo1.hap1, whole genome shotgun sequence includes:
- the FAM217B gene encoding protein FAM217B isoform X3: protein MGPGIQEYPLLLHRETQKKESQINENHKGMVKIMSVCPSLHRAQGPKRSLPERRQNESFLHGIPPSIKGSTQGSFCRVKDVPMQHFYYSKKEQLEKNYQDVAGAGPCSSKWQEASVDEMFLDFESVQIIKEDAEDDSASDLSDSERIPIPPSPCTPPELILRAEEIDPVCLEHVPDTGFKESEYYYPDFLPPPFNSWDLKQLAIFVNVEGKTEFQPKPTGFLEKYIDRLLQLEWLQMQTVQNEKGKAAKARPQTTPGSIRTLKSPGKSKALLSPLPSKQGVPQERVTKLPRSYPGPRGDSYCEESHRLQSHPGHLKLSERTGQALPAQRQSGEVRSELKKKPAPKQQFHNMQPSENNSKIQSVGNIRPPKQPPVFHGSAAPIKGLKTYTSTNPKKNGNTNNYVPSKKPTVDRKIKTNGTKQTFCKFK from the coding sequence GATCATGAGTGTTTGCCCATCCCTGCACAGAGCACAAGGACCAAAGAGAAGTCTCCCAGAAAGAAGGCAAAATGAATCTTTTCTGCATGGGATTCCTCCTAGCATCAAGGGCAGCACACAAGGTAGCTTCTGTAGGGTTAAAGATGTCCCAATGCAACATTTCTATTACAGCAAAAAAGAACAGTTGGAAAAGAATTACCAAGATGTTGCTGGAGCTGGTCCATGCTCTTCTAAATGGCAAGAAGCCTCTGTAGATGAAATGTTTCTTGATTTTGAATCAGTACAAATTATTAAAGAAGATGCTGAAGATGATAGTGCCAGTGACCTCTCTGACTCAGAAAGGATTCCCATTCCCCCATCTCCCTGCACACCACCAGAACTCATTCTCAGAGCTGAAGAAATTGATCCGGTTTGTTTAGAACACGTTCCTGATACAGGATTTAAAGAATCAGAATATTACTATCCAGACttcctcccacctcctttcaaCTCGTGGGACTTGAAACAACTGGCCATCTTTGTTAATGTAGAGGGTAAAACTGAGTTTCAACCAAAGCCAACGGGATTTCTTGAGAAATACATTGATCGccttttgcagctggaatgGCTGCAGATGCAGACTGTGCagaatgagaaaggaaaagcagccaaAGCCAGGCCACAGACTACTCCTGGCTCCATCCGTACCCTGAAAAGCCCTGGCAAAAGCAAAGCATTGCTCAGCCCTTTGCCTAGCAAGCAAGGGGTTCCCCAAGAAAGAGTTACAAAGCTGCCCAGAAGCTATCCAGGTCCCAGGGGAGATTCCTACTGTGAAGAAAGTCACCGGTTACAGTCTCATCCAGGTCACTTGAAACTTTCTGAGAGAACGGGGCAGGCACTGCCTGCTCAGAGACAATCTGGTGAAGTAAGgagtgaactgaaaaaaaaaccagctccAAAGCAACAGTTTCACAACATGCAGCCCTCGGAGAACAATTCTAAAATTCAAAGTGTTGGTAATATCAGACCCCCTAAGCAACCTCCAGTATTTCATGGTTCAGCTGCTCCCATCAAAGGCTTAAAAACATACACGAGTAcaaatccaaagaaaaatgGCAATACCAACAATTATGTTCCTTCTAAAAAGCCAACAGTAGACAGGAAGATAAAAACAAATGGCACAAAGCAAACATTTTGcaaatttaaatga